CGTGATGCCCGGAGCCAAGCCGTACGGCCAGCTGCAGTATCAGGAGATCAACGGCAAGCGGATGGCCTATATCGACGAGGGCCACGGCGATGCCATCGTGTTCCAGCACGGCAACCCGAGCTCGTCGTACCTGTGGCGCAACGTGATGCCGCATCTGGAGGGGCTCGGCCGGCTCGTCGCGTGCGACCTGATCGGCATGGGCGGTTCGGACAAATTGGATGATCCCGGCCCAGACAGCTATCACTACCACGAGAACCGCGACTACCTGTTCGCGCTCTGGGACGCACTCGATCTCGGTGACCGCGTCATCCTCGTCCTGCACGACTGGGGTGGAGCCCTGGGATTCGACTGGGCCAACCAGCACCGCGACCGCGTCGCCGGCATCGTGCACATGGAAACCGTGTCGGTGCCGATGGAATGGGATGACTTTCCCGACGAGGTCGCGCAGATGTTCCGCGGTTTCCGCTCCCCGGAAGGGGAGGCGATGGTGTTGGAGAACAACGTCTTCATCGAGGGCGTGCTGCCGTCCATCGTGATGCGCCCGCTCAGCGACGAAGAGATGGACTACTACCGCCGGCCGTTTCTCAACCCCGGCGAGGACCGGCGGCCCACGCTGTCGTGGCCGCGCGATGTCCCGCTGGCCGGTGAACCCGCCGAGGTGGTCAGGGTCATCGAGGAGTTCGACGCCTGGCTGGCCACCAGCGATGTGCCGAAGCTGTTCGTCCGCGCGGAGCCCGGCGTGATCCAGGGCAAGCAACGCATCCTCGACATCGTGCGCAGCTGGCCCAACCAGACCGAGATCACCGTGCCGGGAACGCATTTCCTGCAGGAGGACAGCGCCGACGAGATCGGCAGCGCTATCGCGTCATTCGTGCGGGCGATCCGCTGAGCGCCTCCTGCAGACCCCGCGTCGCCAATTGGTCGGCCAGTTCGTTGTCGGCGATCCCCGAGTGGCCCTTGACCCAGAACCACTCGACGCGGTGGCGTGCGCACGCGATCTGCAGCCGCCGCCACAGGTCGGCGTTCTTCACCGGCTGCTTGGCCGCGGTCAGCCACCCGTTGCGTTCCCAGCCGAACACCCACTTGGTGATGCCGTTGCGCACGTAGGTGCTGTCGGTGTACAGGTGCACCGAGACCGGGCGGGTGAGCGCCTCGAGCGCCATGATCGGCGCGGTCAGCTCCATGCGGTTGTTGCTCGTCGCGCCCGCCTCGCCGCCGAACATCTCGCGGACATGCTCACGCTGGCGCAGCACCGCACCCCAACCGCCGGGACCCGGATTGGGGCGGCAGCCGCCGTCGGTGTGGATGACCACGGGATCGTCGCTCACGGTCAGAGGATAGGCGCCGAGATCATCGCCGTCCGGACCGACATGCCGAGGTCCCGGTGCCGCAGCGTCGTGATCCGTCGTCCCGACTGTACCGCGGCCTTGACCGGCGCCGTGCGGTCGGCGAAATAGGCTGCGGTGGCGTCGATGTCGGCGACGACGTACGTGATGCCCCACAGCGACGACGGCCCGTCACCTGCCACGTCCGGAGCGCCGACGACCTCGACGATCACCTCGCCGAACCGGAAGAAGATCTGGCGCATCGGCCGGCCGCCCAGCTCGGTGTCGCGTTCCCGGCGCGGCTCCGCGCCGGCCGCCCCGAACGATGCGACCGTCCGCGCCAGGTCGGGGGAGAGCACCACGACGTGATCGATTGCGACGACGCCGTTCGCATGCTCGGCAGGTTCTGCCACGGGCGCGTCGGACACCGTCGTCGCAATGCCGTCGAGCTCCGGCCCCCGCGCGCCGCGCAGCGCCCATCCGGTGATCCCGGACCCGGGTCCGGCCAACCGGATCCGGACACCACCGACCCGGCACACGTCGTCGGCGTCGACGGTGAAACCCGCGCGCCGCCACGCATCCGCCGGATCGGCGACCGAGATCTCGTCGACGGTGATCACCGCACGAGTATGACCGCCCGGGTCAGCGCGCGAAGTCGGCGGGACGGAACTTGCCGTCGCGCAGCTTGCGCTCGATCTCCTCGAGGCTGCGGCCGGTGAGGTCGGGCATCCGGAAGTACACGAAAATCCAAGCGGCGACGTTGAACAGGCCGTACAGCCACATCGCCGGGCCGACGCCGATGCCGCTGATCAGGCTCAGCAGCGTCAGCGTGATCAGCAGGTTGGTGCCCCACAGCGCCGCGGACTGGGCGGCGGTGCCCGCGGGTCGCACCGCCAGCGGATAGGTCTCCGAACCCGTCAGCCACCCCATCAGCTGCAGTCCGCCCGCGTTGAACAACATGAACACCACCAGGCAGGCGATGATGAAGGGCACCGAGTCGCGGCCGCTGTTGCCGGTGACGAACAGAGTGCCGAGGACGAACAGGCTGACCGCAGCGCCGGGGATCATGATCAGCGTGAGACGTCGCCTGCCGACCCGGTCGATGATCGACAGCCCGACCAGCTGCGCGACGAGGTAGCTCACGCCGAGCGCCACCGACACCTGCAGCGCGACGGACTCGTCGAACCCGTTGTCGGTCAGGATGGTCGGCGAGTAGTAGATGATCATCTCGATGCCGCTGAGCTGAGTGAAAATCGCGATGCCGCAACCGAGTATGAGCGCCGGCCGGACCCACGCCGCCCGCAGCCCGGGCCAGCCGCGGGTCTTGGCGGTCTCCTCGCGCCGCGTCAACTCGGCCATCTCGTCGAGTTCGGCGTCGACGTCGTAGCCGTCAGGGCGCACCCGCTCGAGGACCTCGCGCGCGGTGTCGCGGTCGTCGTCCTTGATCAGCCACCGCGGGCTTTCCGGCAACCGCAGCAGCAGCACCAGCATGATCGCGGCGGGCACCGCGGCCGCGCCGATCGACCACCGCCACGGGATCGACTCCGAGGCGCCG
The window above is part of the Mycolicibacterium rutilum genome. Proteins encoded here:
- a CDS encoding VOC family protein — translated: MITVDEISVADPADAWRRAGFTVDADDVCRVGGVRIRLAGPGSGITGWALRGARGPELDGIATTVSDAPVAEPAEHANGVVAIDHVVVLSPDLARTVASFGAAGAEPRRERDTELGGRPMRQIFFRFGEVIVEVVGAPDVAGDGPSSLWGITYVVADIDATAAYFADRTAPVKAAVQSGRRITTLRHRDLGMSVRTAMISAPIL
- a CDS encoding haloalkane dehalogenase, whose product is MPGAKPYGQLQYQEINGKRMAYIDEGHGDAIVFQHGNPSSSYLWRNVMPHLEGLGRLVACDLIGMGGSDKLDDPGPDSYHYHENRDYLFALWDALDLGDRVILVLHDWGGALGFDWANQHRDRVAGIVHMETVSVPMEWDDFPDEVAQMFRGFRSPEGEAMVLENNVFIEGVLPSIVMRPLSDEEMDYYRRPFLNPGEDRRPTLSWPRDVPLAGEPAEVVRVIEEFDAWLATSDVPKLFVRAEPGVIQGKQRILDIVRSWPNQTEITVPGTHFLQEDSADEIGSAIASFVRAIR
- the rnhA gene encoding ribonuclease HI, whose amino-acid sequence is MSDDPVVIHTDGGCRPNPGPGGWGAVLRQREHVREMFGGEAGATSNNRMELTAPIMALEALTRPVSVHLYTDSTYVRNGITKWVFGWERNGWLTAAKQPVKNADLWRRLQIACARHRVEWFWVKGHSGIADNELADQLATRGLQEALSGSPARMTR
- a CDS encoding sugar porter family MFS transporter; its protein translation is MSATDTDTAQPDDARAKTPGQLTGAVVIVAVVSAVSGMLYGYDTGIISGALLQITKDFGIEEAWKQVIAASILLGAVIGALVCSYLSQRRGRRGTLLMLAVVFVVGALWCAVAPNPLILSLGRLVLGFAVGGATQTAPMYVAELAPPKYRGRLVLCFQIAIGVGIVIATIVGASESIPWRWSIGAAAVPAAIMLVLLLRLPESPRWLIKDDDRDTAREVLERVRPDGYDVDAELDEMAELTRREETAKTRGWPGLRAAWVRPALILGCGIAIFTQLSGIEMIIYYSPTILTDNGFDESVALQVSVALGVSYLVAQLVGLSIIDRVGRRRLTLIMIPGAAVSLFVLGTLFVTGNSGRDSVPFIIACLVVFMLFNAGGLQLMGWLTGSETYPLAVRPAGTAAQSAALWGTNLLITLTLLSLISGIGVGPAMWLYGLFNVAAWIFVYFRMPDLTGRSLEEIERKLRDGKFRPADFAR